One Epinephelus moara isolate mb chromosome 20, YSFRI_EMoa_1.0, whole genome shotgun sequence genomic window carries:
- the LOC126407772 gene encoding 5-hydroxyisourate hydrolase-like: protein MTAAEPSPLTTHVLNTGDGVPAARMALSLHRLDSKLIIWNMLSVGTTNEDGRCSGLISREAFSPGMYKLRFETGSYWDNLGQTSFYPYVEVVFTITDPEQRFHLPLLMSRFSYSTYRGS, encoded by the exons ATGACGGCAGCAGAGCCCAGCCCTCTGACCACTCACGTGCTGAACACAGGAGACGGCGTCCCGGCAGCCAGAATGGCCCTCAGCTTGCACCGGCTCGACTCCAAACTGATAATCTGGAACATGCTGAGTGTCGG GACAACAAACGAAGACGGACGCTGCTCGGGACTCATCAGCCGAGAAGCTTTCAGCCCCGGCATGTACAAGCTGCGCTTTGAGACGGGTTCATACTGGGACAATCTGGGTCAGACATCCTTTTACCCATATGTAGAG GTTGTGTTTACCATCACTGACCCTGAGCAGAGATTCCATCTCCCTCTGCTGATGAGTCGGTTCTCCTACAGCACCTACAGAGGAAGCTGA